A single Zootoca vivipara chromosome 1, rZooViv1.1, whole genome shotgun sequence DNA region contains:
- the DDB1 gene encoding DNA damage-binding protein 1, which produces MSCNYVVTAQKPTAVNSCVTGHFTSAEDLNLLIAKNTRLEIYVVTAEGLRPVKEVGMYGKIAVMELFRPKGESKDLLFILTAKYNACILEYKQSGESIDIITRAHGNVQDRIGRPSETGIIGIIDPECRMIGLRLYDGLFKVIPLERENKELKAFNIRLEELQVIDVKFLYGCQPPTICFVYQDPQGRHVKTYEVSLREKEFNKGPWKQENVEAEASMVIAVPEPFGGAIIIGQESITYHNGDKYLAIAPPIIKQSTIVCHNRVDPNGSRYLLGDMEGRLFMLLLEKEEQMDGGISLKDLRVELLGETSIAECLTYLDNGVVFVGSRLGDSQLVKLNVDSNEQGSYVVAMETFTNLGPIVDMCVVDLERQGQGQLVTCSGAFKEGSLRIIRNGIGIHEHASIDLPGIKGLWPLRSDSQRETDNTLVLSFVGQTRVLMLNGEEVEETELTGFVDDQQTFFCGNVAHQQLIQITSASVRLVTQEPKALASEWKEPNGKNISVASCNSSQVVVAVGRVLYYLEIHPQELKQISCTEMEHEVACLDITPLGDTSGMSPLCAIGLWTDISARILKLPSFDLLHKEMLGGEIIPRSILMTTFENSHYLLCALGDGALFYFGLNIETGLLSDRKKVTLGTQPTVLRTFRSLSTTNVFACSDRPTVIYSSNHKLVFSNVNLKEVNYMCPLNSDGYPDSLALANNSTLTIGTIDEIQKLHIRTVPLYESPRKICYQEVSQCFGVLSSRIEVQDASGGTTALRPSASTQALSSSVSSSKLFSSSTAPHETSFGEEVEVHNLLIIDQHTFEVLHAHQFLQNEYALSLVSCKLGKDPNTYFIVGTAMVYPDEAEPKQGRIVVFHYSDGKLQSLAEKEVKGAVYSMVEFNGKLLASINSTVRLYEWTAEKELRTECNHYNNIMALYVKTKGDFILVGDLMRSVLLLAYKPMEGNFEEIARDFNPNWMSAVEILDDDNFLGAENAFNLFVCQKDSAATTDEERQHLQEFGLFHLGEFVNVFCHGSLVMQNLGETSTPTQGSVLFGTVNGMIGLVTSLSESWYNLLLDVQNRLNKVIKSVGKIEHSFWRSFHTERKTEPATGFIDGDLIESFLDISRPKMQEVVANLQIDDGSGMKREATVDDLIKIVEELTRIH; this is translated from the exons GATCGTATTGGTCGTCCCTCGGAGACAGGTATAATTGGCATAATTGACCCAGAGTGCAGGATGATAGGACTGCGACTCTATGATGGCCTCTTCAAGGTGATTCCTCTGGAACGGGAAAATAAGGAATTAAAGGCGTTTAACATACGACTGGAGGAGCTGCAGGTCATCGATGTCAAGTTCCTGTATGGGTGCCAGCCTCCAACCATCTGTTTCGTTTACCAG GATCCCCAGGGCCGGCATGTCAAGACATATGAAGTGTCTTTACGTGAGAAGGAGTTTAACAAGGGACCCTGGAAACAGGAGAATGTGGAGGCTGAAGCCTCTATGGTGATTGCAG TGCCTGAGCCATTTGGAGGGGCTATAATCATTGGACAAGAATCCATCACCTACCACAACGGTGATAAATATTTGGCAATAGCCCCACCCATCATCAAG CAAAGTACAATCGTATGTCACAACCGTGTGGATCCAAATGGGTCTCGTTACCTTCTGGGGGACATGGAAGGCCGCCTCTTCATGCTACTActggagaaggaggagcagaTGGATGGCGGCATCAGTCTCAAGGACTTGCGTGTGGAGCTTCTTGGAGAG ACATCCATTGCTGAATGCCTGACTTATTTAGATAATGGTGTTGTGTTTGTTGGCTCTCGGCTTGGGGACTCCCAACTTGTGAAG CTCAACGTAGACAGTAATGAGCAAGGATCATATGTTGTCGCCATGGAAACCTTCACCAATCTTGGCCCCATTGTGGACATGTGTGTGGTAGATCTTGAAAGGCAAGGCCAAGGGCAG CTGGTTACTTGCTCTGGTGCTTTTAAGGAGGGCTCTCTGAGGATCATCCGGAATGGGATTGGGATTCATGAACATGCAAGCATTGATCTCCCAGGGATTAAAG GATTGTGGCCTCTGAGGTCAGACTCACAACGTGAAACTGATAATACATTAGTGCTGTCTTTTGTGGGTCAAACCAG GGTTTTGATGTTGAATGGGGAGGAAGTAGAGGAGACTGAATTGACAGGATTTGTGGACGATCAGCAGACCTTTTTCTGTGGCAATGTAGCCCATCAGCAGCTAATCCAG ATAACATCTGCCTCGGTACGGCTTGTCACTCAGGAGCCCAAAGCCCTTGCAAGTGAATGGAAAGAGCCAAATGGGAAGAACATCAGCGTGGCTTCCTGTAACAGCAGTCAAGTGGTGGTGGCTGTGGGGAGAGTGTTGTACTATCTAGAGATCCACCCCCAGGAACTCAAGCAGATAAG CTGCACAGAGATGGAGCATGAAGTGGCCTGCCTGGACATCACTCCCCTGGGAGACACCAGTGGCATGTCCCCTCTGTGTGCtattggcctttggactgacatCTCAGCCCGCATTCTTAAGCTGCCCTCATTTGACCTCTTACACAAGGAGATGTTGGGAGGAG AGATCATCCCACGTTCCATTCTGATGACTACTTTTGAGAATAGCCATTACCTGCTTTGTGCCCTGGGAGATGGGGCTCTCTTCTACTTTGGGCTGAACATTGAGACAG GTTTGTTGAGTGATCGTAAGAAAGTGACACTGGGAACCCAGCCCACTGTTTTAAGGACCTTTCGCTCCCTCTCCACCACCAATGTGTTTGCCTGCTCTGACCGCCCAACTGTGATATACAGCAGCAACCACAAACTGGTCTTCTCCAATGTCAATCTTAAGGAGGTGAACTACATGTGCCCTCTCAACTCAGATGGGTACCCTGACAG CCTGGCTTTGGCCAACAACAGCACTTTGACCATTGGCACCATTGATGAAATTCAGAAGTTGCACATCCGCACTGTTCCCCTTTATGAGTCACCCAG GAAGATCTGTTATCAGGAAGTATCTCAGTGTTTTGGCGTACTCTCCAGTCGCATTGAAGTTCAGGATGCCAGTGGAGGCACCACTGCACTGAGACCCAGTGCAAGCACCCAG GCCCTCTCCAGCAGTGTGAGTTCCAGCAAGTTGTTCTCTAGCAGCACAGCCCCACATGAGACCTCATTTGGCGAAGAGGTAGAGGTGCACAACCTACTTATCATAGATCAGCATACATTTGAAG TTCTTCATGCTCACCAGTTTCTGCAGAATGAGTATGCACTAAGCCTCGTCTCCTGCAAGCTGGGCAAAGACCCCAACACATATTTTATTGTGGGCACAGCTATGGTGTATCCTGATGAGGCTGAACCGAAGCAGGGGCGTATTGTGGTGTTCCACtattctgatg GTAAATTGCAGAGTCTGGCTGAGAAAGAAGTAAAGGGAGCTGTTTATTCCATGGTGGAATTCAATGGAAAACTATTAGCTAGCATAAACAGCACG GTGCGGCTATATGAGTGGACAGCAGAGAAGGAGCTTCGCACCGAATGCAATCATTACAACAACATCATGGCCCTCTATGTGAAGACGAAGGGAGACTTCATCTTAGTTGGAGACCTAATGCGCTCTGTCCTTTTGCTTGCCTATAAGCCCATGGAAGGGAACTTTGAAGAG ATCGCTCGTGACTTTAATCCAAACTGGATGAGTGCTGTGGAAATTTTGGACGATGACAACTTCTTAGGGGCAGAGAATGCATTTAACTTGTTTGTGTGCCAGAAGGACAG TGCTGCCACAACTGATGAGGAGCGCCAGCATCTGCAGGAGTTTGGGCTGTTCCACCTGGGGGAGTTTGTCAATGTCTTCTGTCATGGGTCTCTGGTCATGCAGAATCTGGGTGAAACATCCACACCAACACAGGGCTCGGTCCTTTTTGGCACAGTCAATGGAATGATTG GGCTGGTGACTTCGCTGTCAGAAAGCTGGTATAACCTCCTGCTGGATGTGCAGAACCGACTTAACAAAGTCATTAAGAGTGTAGGAAAGATCGAGCACTCCTT CTGGAGATCATTTCATACAGAACGCAAGACAGAGCCAGCTACAGGGTTTATTGATGGAGACTTAATCGAAAGCTTTTTGGACATCAGCCGACCCAAGATGCAAGAAGTTGTGGCTAATCTACAG ATTGATGACGGCAGCGGAATGAAGAGGGAAGCCACAGTGGATGACCTGATCAAGATTGTGGAAGAGCTCACCCGTATCCACTAG